The Carassius carassius chromosome 2, fCarCar2.1, whole genome shotgun sequence genome has a segment encoding these proteins:
- the LOC132108255 gene encoding methylthioribulose-1-phosphate dehydratase isoform X1, translated as MSSIVNTVHAECNGKAVGDQEDPRVLIPELCRLFYELGWVTGTGGGVSMRHGEHIYIAPSGVQKERIQPEDLFVCDIDEKDISCPPPQKNLKKSQCTPLFMNAYTMRGAQAVIHTHSKSAVMATLMCPGKEFRITHQEMIKGIRKGNSGTNYRYDDTLVVPIIENTPEEKDLKERMARAMEMYPDSCAVLVRRHGVYVWGETWEKAKTMCECYDYLFDIAVKMKQCGLEPSALPNEDKGIV; from the exons ATGTCGTCGATAGTGAACACTGTACACGCGGAGTGCAACGGAAAGGCAGTAGGG gaTCAGGAAGATCCTCGTGTGCTGATCCCAGAGCTCTGCAGGCTCTTCTATGAGTTGGGCTGGGTGACAGGAACCGGGGGAGGAGTGAGCATGCGGCATGG tGAGCACATTTATATAGCTCCCTCAGGTGTTCAGAAGGAGAGAATACAA CCAGAAGACTTGTTTGTGTGTGACATTGATGAGAAGGACATCAGTTGTCCACCTCCACAGAAGAATCTGAAGAAAAGCCAATGCACGCCCCTCTTCATGAACGCCTACACAATGAGAG GAGCTCAGGCAGTTATCCATACACACTCAAAGTCTGCTGTCATGGCAACTCTCATGTGTCCCGGCAAAGAATTCCGCATCACGCATCAAGAGATGATCAAGGGGATTCGAAAAGGAAACTCTGGTACAAACTACAG GTATGATGACACTCTAGTTGTTCCAATAATTGAGAACACCCCAGAGGAGAAAGACTTGAAAGAGCGCATGGCCCGAGCCATGGAGATGTACCCCGACTCCTGCGCTGTTCTCGTCCGCAGACACGGGGTCTACGTCTGGGGAGAGACCTGGGAGAAAGCAAAGACAAT GTGTGAATGTTATGACTACTTATTTGACATAGCTGTGAAGATGAAACAGTGTGGCCTGGAACCCTCTGCTCTTCCCAATGAAGATAAAGGCATTGTTTGA
- the LOC132108255 gene encoding methylthioribulose-1-phosphate dehydratase isoform X2 encodes MSSIVNTVHAECNGKADQEDPRVLIPELCRLFYELGWVTGTGGGVSMRHGEHIYIAPSGVQKERIQPEDLFVCDIDEKDISCPPPQKNLKKSQCTPLFMNAYTMRGAQAVIHTHSKSAVMATLMCPGKEFRITHQEMIKGIRKGNSGTNYRYDDTLVVPIIENTPEEKDLKERMARAMEMYPDSCAVLVRRHGVYVWGETWEKAKTMCECYDYLFDIAVKMKQCGLEPSALPNEDKGIV; translated from the exons ATGTCGTCGATAGTGAACACTGTACACGCGGAGTGCAACGGAAAGGCA gaTCAGGAAGATCCTCGTGTGCTGATCCCAGAGCTCTGCAGGCTCTTCTATGAGTTGGGCTGGGTGACAGGAACCGGGGGAGGAGTGAGCATGCGGCATGG tGAGCACATTTATATAGCTCCCTCAGGTGTTCAGAAGGAGAGAATACAA CCAGAAGACTTGTTTGTGTGTGACATTGATGAGAAGGACATCAGTTGTCCACCTCCACAGAAGAATCTGAAGAAAAGCCAATGCACGCCCCTCTTCATGAACGCCTACACAATGAGAG GAGCTCAGGCAGTTATCCATACACACTCAAAGTCTGCTGTCATGGCAACTCTCATGTGTCCCGGCAAAGAATTCCGCATCACGCATCAAGAGATGATCAAGGGGATTCGAAAAGGAAACTCTGGTACAAACTACAG GTATGATGACACTCTAGTTGTTCCAATAATTGAGAACACCCCAGAGGAGAAAGACTTGAAAGAGCGCATGGCCCGAGCCATGGAGATGTACCCCGACTCCTGCGCTGTTCTCGTCCGCAGACACGGGGTCTACGTCTGGGGAGAGACCTGGGAGAAAGCAAAGACAAT GTGTGAATGTTATGACTACTTATTTGACATAGCTGTGAAGATGAAACAGTGTGGCCTGGAACCCTCTGCTCTTCCCAATGAAGATAAAGGCATTGTTTGA